The Silene latifolia isolate original U9 population chromosome X, ASM4854445v1, whole genome shotgun sequence genome contains the following window.
GATCACACAAAGTGTAACTTTAAGTACGAAATGTTATAACTGGTGAATAATTATACAACCAAAAGCTTGTCCAGgggaattacaaaataaattaGCCAAAAGGACCTCATGGTTGCGCAATTATACATCAGAATTACAATTACTcttactcttcttcttcttcttcttcttcttcttcttcttcttcttcttcttcttcttcttcttcttctacctcttcttctttttcttcttctgctTCTGATTCTTCCCCAAATGATGCCCCAGATGCTGGTGGAGTAGGTGGGTGCTGTGCAAAAGGGTTAGGACAATTACTCTTGTCGTGATTCGCTAATTgcttgcaatttttacacatGCGCTTCGGCTTCATCGCCAAGGCTATTGCTTTAGTCTTGCTCGACAAGAGTCTCTTTCCACTTCCCTTATTTTTCGATCTCTTTGGTGGAAATATAGTTACTTCCTGAGTAGTAGAACACCCAATAAGCGCAACCATTTGCTGTTCTTTACTCATTTGTGAACCTAATGGTGCCAGTTTGTCCTTAAAATCTTTTATGAGAGACGAAAAGCTGTCAACTACTTCCTTGCTTCTTCCCATCAGTATCCCAACTGTCTGGTGTACTTCGGACCACATTTTTGACATGGAAATCTGCTTGGCATCTATTATATCAATCTCTTCGGCTGGATCACCATTAAAATTGAAGAATTTTGACCGGAGTGCATCTTTACACCATCTGTTCACAACATACTCATCCGGTATAGTCTTCACTCCGTTAGATGAGTAAATCCATATTATATGCCTGCACAGAATTCCCTTCCTTTCAAGCATTCTGCAGCTGCAACTTGCTTTATACGTAACTAGTTCACCAATATATAGTAAATTGTTAGATAGTCAGAGCTATATATTTCGTAATTACAATAGGAAAATGTGTAATTTCAAGTAAGAGTTAGTGTAACACTTTTCAtttctaaaattacactttttgttgttagaattacagtttttgttattagaattatactttttaccaTTAGagttacacttatttatatagtactgaaattacacttttgattgttaaaattatacttttgtctgctagaattacactttttaataTTACAGTTTCACTTATTTACATAGTCTCGTTGAAGTTATACTTTCTTTCCATAAggtgtttattttttttatctagaattacacttttaaacTTACTAAGTGTCACTATAATGTAACTTTAACCAGGAAAAAGATCAGAATTTCAGTATTCAAGGCTTTTACCTGGGCAGTACGTAACATCGTAATTCCTGTCCCTGCTTGCATCTCTTACAGTAGTCACCTCTAAAGAGTCGATTTCGGCAAAACCTCTACTCTTACATGTATCAATCGAATACTTGGCCTCCTCTTGGAACTCCTTAAAAACTTTATGAGTGTACACCTTTGCACCGTCAGCCTCAAGAGCCAAATGCGTCTCCATTTTAGGAGAAGTGTGCTTGTCTTCGTTGTCAAGCTTCTTATGCGTATGCCGTTGTTGGTCCATAACACTCTTAAAACGCAGCAAAAACTCAAGCAATGTACCTGATTTGCCCtcaaatattttaaaaaaacTATTTTCACTCTACGATCTTTGGGTCGTCCTCATAATGACTCCCATCTCTAGGTCCCTGCAATGTGCAATTACCCACTGGTTCCTTTTCGAGAACATTTCTTTAAACC
Protein-coding sequences here:
- the LOC141617077 gene encoding protein FAR-RED IMPAIRED RESPONSE 1-like; translation: MADMQIVTVMDAEDRSNEDIQNVERTRKGFENIGASLNDFKNFHRNVKCYIYERDGQLFIDHFKEMAVNKEGFFFDYDVDSDGSLSRAIWADSAARRIYSAFGDCVLFDPTYTTNKYDMAFTPFTGVDNHKRSVTFCAALVAHEDADSFQWVLKCFLVAMGGKEPNYIITDQDPGILKAVPLVFKKARHRFCMWHIMNKVPTKYGVTREDYIVFIRKINTIIWDGDIEAAEFDARWEEIGEEHGLNNIDWFKEMFSKRNQWSVMDQQRHTHKKLDNEDKHTSPKMETHLALEADGAKVYTHKVFKEFQEEAKYSIDTCKSRGFAEIDSLEVTTVRDASRDRNYDVTYCPVTYKASCSCRMLERKGILCRHIIWIYSSNGVKTIPDEYVVNRWCKDALRSKFFNFNGDPAEEIDIIDAKQISMSKMWSEVHQTVGILMGRSKEVVDSFSSLIKDFKDKLAPLGSQMSKEQQMVALIGCSTTQEVTIFPPKRSKNKGSGKRLLSSKTKAIALAMKPKRMCKNCKQLANHDKSNCPNPFAQHPPTPPASGASFGEESEAEEEKEEEFL